The genomic stretch CATGTAATCTACATCATCTAAAACTCCAGAGTTAGCAATAGACTTTGCACCTCTAACACCTTCTTCTGCCGGTTGGAAAACAAGCTTCACCTTTCCCTTTATAGAATCCTTTATATTCATAAGAACTTCTGCTACGCCAAGGCCAATGGCAGTATGCCCATCGTGCCCACATGCATGCATACTCCCCTCATTTACGGAACTAAATCCATTCAAATATGGATAGTGATTTTCATCAATACTCTCCTCTACCTCAACTGCATCCATATCAAACCGAATTCCTATTACTGGTCCATCACCATTATCTAAAACACCAACAACACCAGTATATCCGCCTTTCATTTGTTCTAGAAATTCTAACTCAGCCCCTTGTATCTTAGCCCTTTCATATGACATATGAAGAACCTCTTCACTTGGAACACCCATACGATCTTCTGCCCGTATTACTTCTCTTCCTATTAACAAATCATAGCCTAAGTCTTTTAACTTTCTGGCAACTATTGATGCTGTTCTAAATTCCGTCCAACCACTTTCTGCATATTTATGAAAATCACGTCTAGCATTTATTATTTTTTCTTCTATGGTATCAACCATAAGTTGAATTTTATTCTGCATAAAAGGACCTCCCTAAATTAATTGCTGTCTTAATAAATGCCTTTGTTCCAATAGCTAATACTTTCTCATTAAAATTAAAATATGGACTATGTGGTGGATGATTTTCTTTTCCTTCCTCCCCTGATCCTAAGAACATAAATACGGAGGGAACAGATTTTGCAAAGTAAGCAAAGTCTTCACCTCCTGGTGCAGGTCTAGGAACATCCAAATACTTTTCCTTTCCAAACATATCTATAATTGATTCCTTTGCAATTTTAACTATCTTTTCATCATTTATAAGAGGGGGATATGTAAATTTATAATCTAACTCCCCTTTCCCTCCTAAAGCTGATGCAGTATCTTCTACAATCTTCTTTAATCTCTTATACACTTCTTCTCTGACTTTGTCATCAAATGACCTAACTGTCCCTTCTAACCTTACAGATTCAGGTATTACATTATATCTAGTACCTCCCTTAAAAACTCCAATTGAGATAACTGCCTGTTCGAATGGATCTATATTTCTACTTACAATAGTTTGAATATTATTCACTATTTGTGATCCAATTACTATAGGATCTACTCCTAAATTTGGTAAAGATGCATGAACCCCTTTTCCTGTAATTTTTATGACAAATGGATCTGATGCTGCCATCATAACGCCAGGTCTACTTCCTAATACTCCTAGCTCTACTTGTGGCCATATATGCATTCCAACCATACAATGAACTTTTGGATTTTCTAGGACTCCATCTTTTATCATATGTTGAGCGCCACCACCATTTGGCGCATCCTCTTCTGCTGGTTGAAATATCAACTTAATCGTCCCATGTATTTCTTCTTTCATTTTCGTTAATGCCTTTGCAACTCCTAATCCCATTGCAGTATGTCCGTCGTGTCCACAAGAATGCATAAATCCTTTGTTCACCGACTTATATGGAACATCTGTAAGTTCTTCCATTTCTAATGCATCCATGTCAAACCTAAGTCCCACTATAGGACCTTCTTTTTCCCCTCTAATAATTCCAACCACGCCTGTATTGTAATATCCAGTTCTTACTTCTATTCCTAATTTAGTTAGCTCTTTCACTATTTTATTTGAAGTTTCATATTCATATTTACTTCCTTCCGGATGCATATGTAAATATCTTCTTTGCTCTATAATCCAGTCTTCTATACTATCTACCATCTCATTAATTTTTTGTACCATCATTAATACCCCCTTATATGTATCTAACAAAGGCATCTATGTTTCGGACATATATCAGACACGTCCTTTATAGTGTTAATATATTCTATATTTATTTTTATATTACTATTTTGTCTAATAATATTTTTAATTTTCTTATATTTCTGTTTTTATAAATAAAAAAGGCTTACTTCGTATGCTTCGCTAGGAAAGCCTATGGTTTCCTTCGACGATTGCTATCACAACCTGAGCACCTTCCTTTAAAGAGGCAGGGGAATTCTTCCCCTACAACCCCTTATTTTTTACTTATCCACAGATTGGAAAATTTATGATTTCCTTTTAAGTAAAAAAAATAACTAAGATTTTATATCTCAGTTATTTATACAGTACAATTTTAAATCATTATTTTATATATTTGTCTTGGTCTACCTGTTTTTGCATTGCTTTCCTTTGCAACTATTGCAGCAAATCCCGCATTTAAAAAATTAGTTAATATCCTTCTAGCACTTCTAGTACTTATCTCTAAATGGTTAGCAATTTCTCTAGCATCAAAAGTATCTTTATTAGTCTTATCTTTAATTGAAATAATCTTTGAAATATATGCTGAACTGACTTTTACCTTTTGAGCTATTTCTTGAATTTCTTTATCATCAACAACTAATTTATATTCAAGTGCACATTGATTTTTATCATATATAGGTCCACTTATCCCGCCATCTTCTTCAACTATGTATATGCATGATTCGTCTTTCTTAATAGCATAATCAAGAGCAATTCTCGCATTACATTCTGCATTATATACTGTATTTCCATACCCAATTCCAGAAGCATACGATATTCCCTCATTAGAATCTACTTTAACATACCGATGAAAATCTAAACTCTTACAGCTGGCTTCCATAACACCTCTAGTTGAAAA from Anaeromicrobium sediminis encodes the following:
- a CDS encoding M20 metallopeptidase family protein, which translates into the protein MVQKINEMVDSIEDWIIEQRRYLHMHPEGSKYEYETSNKIVKELTKLGIEVRTGYYNTGVVGIIRGEKEGPIVGLRFDMDALEMEELTDVPYKSVNKGFMHSCGHDGHTAMGLGVAKALTKMKEEIHGTIKLIFQPAEEDAPNGGGAQHMIKDGVLENPKVHCMVGMHIWPQVELGVLGSRPGVMMAASDPFVIKITGKGVHASLPNLGVDPIVIGSQIVNNIQTIVSRNIDPFEQAVISIGVFKGGTRYNVIPESVRLEGTVRSFDDKVREEVYKRLKKIVEDTASALGGKGELDYKFTYPPLINDEKIVKIAKESIIDMFGKEKYLDVPRPAPGGEDFAYFAKSVPSVFMFLGSGEEGKENHPPHSPYFNFNEKVLAIGTKAFIKTAINLGRSFYAE